Within the Nitrospirota bacterium genome, the region CAAGACGAATTGATCGCCAAAATTGTTGCCGCCAGCCAAGCGGGTGGCAAAGTGCGAGCTCGTACCCTGAACGGGGCTTCCCGTCCCGCCGTCCAGCCTCGTCCGATGGGGCTGACCGCACATTCGGTCAACGCCACGCGAGGCAGGCGGGTGGTGGCTATCGGCTGTTCGACCGGAGGGCCTCAAGCGTTGATCGAAGTGCTTCCCGCCTTTCCCTCTGATTTTCCTGCGGGGATCGTGATCGTGCAACATATGCCGAAAACCTTCACCAAACCATTTGCCGATCGGATGAACATGCTCTGCGGCCTCGAAGTGAAGGAAGCGGCCGATGGGGATGAAGTGAAGCCTGGCCGCATCTTGATCGCGCCTGGAGGAGTCCAATGCCGGGTCAAGCGCCGGTCCATTACGAGTACGGTCATCGCGCTGAGCCCGAACATCGAACAGCATCTCCATGCTCCCTCTGCCGACATCATGATGCAGTCGGTTGCCCTGGTTTATGAAGAACGGGGTATCGGCGTCATCCTGACCGGCATGGGGCACGACGGCCTGGAAGGCATGAAGGCCATCAAGGCTGCCAAGGGCCGGACCATCGCCCAGGACGAAAAATCCTGCATCGTCTATGGCATGCCGAAAGCGGTGGTGGAAGCAGGCTGCGCGGATAAGGTCATTCCGCTCTCGGGGGTCGTGGGGGAAATTCTCAATATGGTGTAAGGGGCACAGGGGGATCGGACAGATTCATTCACAATCGAGAGGGTAGGAGGCACTATGAGTACGTTGTTGAAGGGCATGAATATCGGACCGAAGTTTGCGATATCGATCGGGGTGCTCGCCTCGATGATTTCACTCGTCGGGCTCGCGATTATTTATCAGCAGGAGCAGGACAAATTATTCGGGATGCTGGAGCAGCGCGGACAACTGTTGGAATCACAGATTCAGATCACCCGATCCTACATTGCGCAGAATTATGTCGGGAAATTAAAAAAGAGCAAGGTCGGAAGCG harbors:
- a CDS encoding chemotaxis response regulator protein-glutamate methylesterase, with the translated sequence MGTTIQVLIVDDSTFMRKSLSSMLTKDPRIAIVGMARNGEEAVQLVHQLKPDVVTMDVEMPGMNGIEALKRIMAEHPVPVLMVSSITTEGAGDTLKALELGAVDYIPKQLDGVAMKIHDIQDELIAKIVAASQAGGKVRARTLNGASRPAVQPRPMGLTAHSVNATRGRRVVAIGCSTGGPQALIEVLPAFPSDFPAGIVIVQHMPKTFTKPFADRMNMLCGLEVKEAADGDEVKPGRILIAPGGVQCRVKRRSITSTVIALSPNIEQHLHAPSADIMMQSVALVYEERGIGVILTGMGHDGLEGMKAIKAAKGRTIAQDEKSCIVYGMPKAVVEAGCADKVIPLSGVVGEILNMV